One Pseudomonas sp. MH9.2 DNA segment encodes these proteins:
- the waaF gene encoding lipopolysaccharide heptosyltransferase II: protein MRILIVGPSWVGDMVMAQTLFQCLKQRHPECEIDVLAPEWSRPILERMPEVRKALSFPLGHGALELATRRRIGKSLAGQYDQAILLPNSLKSALVPFFAGIPKRTGWRGEFRYGLLNDVRTLDKQRYPLMIERFMALAYDAGVELPQPYPRPSLRIDAATRDAALSKFGLTLDRPVLALCPGAEFGESKRWPAEHYAKVAETRIRQGWQVWLFGSKNDHAVGESIRDRLIPGLREEAVNLSGDTSLAEAIDLMSCADAVVSNDSGLMHVAAALNRPLVAVYGSTSPGFTPPLADKVEIVRLGIECSPCFDRTCRFGHYNCMRQLEPTPVVEALERLGGTPVEVI, encoded by the coding sequence ATGAGAATTCTAATCGTTGGGCCAAGCTGGGTCGGTGACATGGTGATGGCGCAAACGCTGTTCCAGTGCCTGAAACAGCGTCATCCCGAGTGCGAAATCGATGTGTTGGCCCCTGAGTGGAGCCGGCCGATTCTTGAGCGCATGCCCGAAGTTCGCAAGGCCTTGAGCTTTCCGCTCGGCCACGGCGCGCTCGAACTGGCAACCCGCCGCAGGATAGGCAAGTCGCTGGCTGGCCAGTATGACCAGGCGATTCTGTTACCCAACTCGCTGAAGTCGGCGCTGGTGCCGTTTTTTGCGGGCATTCCGAAACGCACCGGCTGGCGTGGCGAGTTCCGTTACGGCCTGCTCAACGATGTGCGCACCTTGGACAAGCAGCGTTACCCGCTGATGATCGAACGTTTCATGGCATTGGCCTATGACGCGGGCGTCGAGCTGCCTCAGCCGTATCCACGGCCGAGCCTGCGAATCGATGCCGCCACCCGCGATGCCGCGCTGAGCAAGTTCGGTTTGACCCTTGATCGCCCGGTGCTGGCGCTGTGTCCTGGCGCCGAGTTCGGCGAGTCCAAGCGCTGGCCCGCTGAACATTACGCCAAGGTCGCTGAAACCCGAATTCGCCAAGGCTGGCAGGTCTGGTTGTTTGGTTCGAAAAATGATCATGCGGTGGGCGAGAGCATTCGTGATCGATTGATCCCCGGCTTGCGCGAAGAGGCCGTCAACCTCAGCGGCGACACGTCGCTGGCCGAAGCGATTGACCTGATGTCCTGCGCTGACGCAGTGGTGTCCAATGACTCGGGCTTGATGCACGTCGCCGCGGCGCTCAATCGCCCGCTGGTGGCGGTGTACGGCTCGACGTCTCCGGGCTTCACCCCACCGTTGGCCGACAAGGTCGAAATCGTCCGGTTGGGCATCGAATGCAGCCCGTGTTTCGACCGTACCTGTCGCTTTGGTCATTACAACTGCATGCGTCAGCTGGAGCCAACACCTGTGGTCGAGGCGCTGGAGCGTCTGGGCGGCACACCGGTCGAGGTTATCTGA
- the waaC gene encoding lipopolysaccharide heptosyltransferase I, producing the protein MRVLLIKTSSLGDVIHTLPALTDAARALPGIQFDWVVEEGFAEIPTWHPAVAGVIPVAIRRWRKNLWQTLKNGEWRRFKQRLSETDYDLVIDAQGLLKSALLTRYVNAPVVGLDRQSAREPLASRFYDRPYPVARGQHAVERLRQLFAQALGYQVPDGLGDYGLDRTRLLDAPDSEPFVLFLHGTTWTTKHWPELYWRQLAELMGARGLQVRLPWGNPAELARAERIADGLDNAVVLPKLNLAGVAKVLAGAQACVAVDTGLGHLAAALDVPTLSLFGPTNPGLTGAYGKSQVHIASDFPCAPCLQKKCTYRPTAEDQRRFDLKREWPLCFTRLNPERVASQLGALLLAKEPS; encoded by the coding sequence TTGCGGGTACTGTTGATCAAAACTTCTTCGCTGGGGGATGTGATTCACACGCTGCCAGCGTTGACCGATGCTGCGCGGGCGTTGCCTGGTATTCAATTCGACTGGGTGGTCGAAGAAGGCTTCGCCGAGATCCCGACCTGGCATCCGGCGGTGGCCGGGGTGATCCCGGTGGCCATCCGGCGCTGGCGCAAGAACCTCTGGCAAACCCTCAAGAATGGCGAGTGGCGGCGCTTTAAGCAGCGCTTGAGCGAGACTGACTACGACTTGGTCATTGATGCTCAAGGGCTGCTGAAAAGTGCGTTGCTGACGCGTTACGTCAACGCGCCGGTGGTGGGCCTTGATCGGCAATCGGCGCGTGAGCCGTTGGCCAGTCGTTTTTATGACCGACCGTATCCAGTGGCGCGCGGGCAACATGCGGTGGAGCGCTTACGCCAGTTGTTCGCTCAAGCGCTGGGCTATCAAGTGCCTGACGGTCTGGGCGATTACGGTCTGGATCGCACGCGTCTGCTGGACGCGCCCGACAGTGAGCCTTTTGTCCTGTTTCTGCACGGCACCACGTGGACGACCAAACACTGGCCGGAGCTCTATTGGCGGCAATTGGCTGAGTTGATGGGCGCACGCGGTCTTCAGGTGCGCCTGCCGTGGGGTAACCCGGCCGAGCTGGCACGTGCCGAGCGCATTGCCGACGGCCTGGATAATGCGGTGGTGCTGCCCAAGCTGAATTTGGCGGGTGTTGCCAAAGTATTGGCTGGCGCTCAAGCGTGTGTCGCGGTGGACACCGGTCTCGGTCATTTGGCTGCCGCGCTGGACGTGCCAACTCTGTCGCTGTTCGGCCCGACCAACCCTGGCCTGACGGGTGCATATGGCAAGTCGCAAGTGCACATTGCCAGCGACTTTCCATGTGCCCCGTGCCTGCAAAAGAAATGCACCTATCGCCCGACGGCTGAAGATCAGCGTCGGTTCGATCTAAAACGCGAGTGGCCATTGTGCTTCACTCGCTTGAATCCCGAGCGAGTAGCGAGCCAATTGGGCGCGCTGTTGCTGGCAAAGGAACCAAGCTGA
- a CDS encoding glycosyltransferase family 4 protein encodes MQLAFVLYKYFPFGGLQRDFMRIALECQQRGHQIRVYTLIWEGDVPPGFEVLVAPVKAMFNHRRNEKLSAWMEADLAKRPVDRLIGFNKMPGLDVYYAADGCFEDKAQNLRNALYRRWGRYRHFAEYERAVFAKDAKTEVLMISEVQQPLFIKHYDTPLERFHLLPPGIALDRRAPADAPQIRAEFRREFGLADDDLLVVQIGSGFKTKGVDRSLKALAGLPSALKKRTRLFVIGQDDPKVFQLQSATLGLGEHVQFLKGRSDIPRFLLGADLLIHPAYNENTGTVLLEALVAGLPVLVSAVCGYAHYIAEADCGRVLDEPFEQAQLNDYLATMLKDDAARTAWSRHGLAFADTADLYSMPQHAADVILAEHHG; translated from the coding sequence ATGCAACTGGCTTTTGTGCTTTATAAATATTTCCCGTTCGGCGGCCTGCAACGCGACTTCATGCGTATTGCCCTGGAATGCCAGCAGCGCGGGCATCAAATCCGCGTCTACACCTTGATTTGGGAAGGCGACGTGCCGCCCGGCTTTGAAGTGCTGGTGGCGCCGGTCAAGGCAATGTTCAACCATCGCCGTAACGAAAAGCTCAGCGCGTGGATGGAAGCGGATCTGGCCAAGCGTCCGGTGGACCGTCTGATCGGCTTCAATAAAATGCCCGGTCTGGACGTGTACTACGCTGCTGATGGGTGCTTTGAAGACAAGGCGCAAAACCTGCGTAACGCGTTATACCGTCGCTGGGGACGCTATCGTCACTTCGCCGAGTATGAGCGAGCGGTGTTCGCCAAAGATGCGAAAACCGAAGTGTTGATGATTTCCGAAGTGCAGCAACCGTTGTTTATCAAGCACTACGACACGCCGCTGGAACGCTTCCACCTGTTACCGCCGGGCATTGCCCTGGATCGCCGTGCACCGGCCGATGCGCCGCAGATTCGCGCCGAGTTCCGGCGCGAGTTTGGCCTCGCGGACGACGACTTGCTGGTGGTGCAGATTGGCTCCGGGTTCAAGACCAAAGGTGTTGATCGCAGTCTGAAAGCGCTGGCCGGCTTGCCGTCAGCGCTGAAGAAGCGCACCCGGTTGTTTGTGATTGGCCAGGACGACCCCAAGGTATTCCAGCTGCAAAGCGCCACGCTGGGGCTGGGCGAACATGTGCAGTTCCTCAAGGGGCGTAGCGATATTCCGCGTTTTCTGCTGGGTGCTGACTTGTTGATTCACCCTGCCTACAACGAAAACACCGGCACGGTTCTGCTTGAAGCGCTGGTGGCTGGCTTACCGGTGCTGGTCAGTGCAGTGTGCGGTTATGCGCATTACATCGCCGAAGCCGATTGCGGCCGGGTGCTGGACGAGCCTTTCGAGCAGGCGCAACTCAACGACTACCTGGCAACCATGCTCAAGGATGACGCTGCACGCACGGCCTGGAGCCGTCATGGCCTGGCCTTCGCCGATACGGCGGACCTCTATAGCATGCCGCAGCATGCGGCCGATGTGATTCTGGCGGAGCACCACGGATGA
- the rfaP gene encoding lipopolysaccharide core heptose(I) kinase RfaP: MKLILAEPFKSLWDGRDAFAEVERLDGQVYRELEGRRTLRTEVEGRGYFVKIHRGIGWGEVVKNLMTAKLPVLGAGQEWKAINRLHEIGVPTMTAVAYGERGSNPAAQHSFIVTEELAPTVSLEDFSIHWRQQPPQPRLKRALIAEVARMTGMMHRAGVNHRDCYICHFLLHTDKPVTADDFKLSLIDLHRAQTRKTISMRWRNKDLAALYFSALDIGLTQRDKLRFLRGYFQQPLRQILAEEAALLRWLESKANKLYARKVRYGDAL; encoded by the coding sequence ATGAAATTGATCCTTGCTGAGCCGTTCAAAAGCCTCTGGGATGGGCGCGATGCGTTCGCCGAAGTCGAGCGTTTGGACGGTCAGGTTTATCGCGAACTCGAAGGTCGGCGCACATTGCGCACTGAGGTCGAGGGGCGCGGGTATTTCGTCAAGATTCACCGGGGTATCGGCTGGGGCGAAGTGGTCAAAAACCTGATGACCGCCAAATTGCCAGTACTGGGCGCCGGTCAGGAGTGGAAGGCGATCAATCGCCTGCATGAAATCGGTGTGCCCACCATGACCGCCGTTGCCTATGGCGAGCGCGGCAGCAATCCGGCCGCGCAGCACTCATTCATCGTCACCGAAGAATTGGCGCCGACCGTCAGCCTGGAAGATTTCAGCATCCATTGGCGTCAGCAACCGCCGCAGCCAAGGCTCAAGCGCGCATTGATCGCCGAGGTCGCGCGCATGACCGGCATGATGCACCGCGCCGGGGTCAATCATCGTGACTGCTACATCTGTCACTTTCTGTTGCATACCGACAAGCCGGTGACGGCCGATGACTTCAAACTGTCGTTGATCGACCTGCACCGCGCTCAGACACGCAAGACGATTAGCATGCGATGGCGTAACAAGGACTTGGCCGCGCTGTATTTTTCGGCGCTGGATATTGGCCTGACCCAGCGAGACAAATTGCGCTTCCTGCGCGGCTACTTCCAGCAGCCGTTGAGGCAGATCCTGGCAGAGGAAGCCGCGTTGCTCCGTTGGCTGGAAAGCAAGGCCAACAAGCTGTACGCACGCAAAGTACGCTACGGGGATGCGCTCTGA
- a CDS encoding lipopolysaccharide kinase InaA family protein has product MSDFIAATDRGLLDRHGLADFDALWDMPRDIVGEPGTLGSGWSRVDSLELEASGFYLKRQSNYLVRSAYRPLGEPSFAREFRMINRYQSLGIPSLYAVFYGERKVKGERRAILMTRALDGWVDLDALLQQWSTLNPHQHLAILRSCGQLARTLHSAGQVHGCFCPRHVFLRSRSDAYQAQLIGLEKTRPALFGWRDRIRDLESLLRQAPIWNETEVRDFLATYLQAPVTSTVVNTWWRRLVKRRSHKEVL; this is encoded by the coding sequence ATGAGTGACTTCATTGCGGCAACTGATCGGGGGTTGCTTGATCGCCATGGCCTGGCTGATTTCGATGCCTTGTGGGACATGCCACGAGACATCGTCGGCGAGCCTGGCACCCTGGGCTCCGGCTGGAGCCGCGTGGATAGCCTGGAGCTGGAAGCGTCCGGCTTTTACCTGAAGCGCCAGAGCAACTACCTGGTCCGAAGCGCGTATCGACCGTTAGGCGAGCCCTCGTTTGCTCGTGAATTTCGCATGATCAACCGCTACCAGTCATTGGGCATTCCCTCGTTGTATGCGGTGTTCTACGGCGAGCGCAAAGTAAAAGGCGAGCGTCGGGCGATTCTGATGACGCGGGCGCTGGACGGTTGGGTCGATCTGGACGCTCTGTTGCAGCAGTGGTCGACGCTCAATCCCCACCAGCATCTGGCGATCCTTCGGTCCTGTGGGCAGTTGGCGCGCACACTGCATTCTGCCGGGCAGGTTCACGGCTGCTTCTGCCCCAGGCATGTCTTCCTGCGTTCGCGATCTGATGCGTATCAGGCGCAGTTAATAGGTCTGGAGAAAACGCGGCCCGCACTGTTCGGTTGGCGTGACCGTATCAGAGACCTTGAGTCGTTGCTGCGCCAAGCGCCGATATGGAATGAAACCGAGGTGCGTGACTTTTTGGCAACGTACCTGCAAGCGCCAGTCACCAGTACGGTGGTCAATACGTGGTGGCGACGACTGGTCAAACGCCGCAGTCATAAAGAGGTTCTCTGA
- a CDS encoding lipopolysaccharide kinase InaA family protein: MRLSELKSAGRTPALPINLALSDAAGPAELQLLTLLRVLPGQRYVGAGIWRGRVVLAKLLVGPKAARHFQRELAGARLLAEQGMTTPLLLADGLQNGEGGWLLFEYLEHAHSLGEAWAEVESLPVLAQEQHAVLGDALSAIARLHSKGLWQEDLHLDNLLRHNGQLYLIDGAGICAEQAGKPLSRTRVLENLGVFFAQLPKTLEPFTEELLVHYLLSNGEHGLPMEALQKQIDKVRVWRLKDFLSKVGRDCSLFSVKDSAFGLRAIRREEEAAMTPVLAQADQLLDHGHLYKTGGAASVGRVDVAGRSLVIKRYNIKSFAHWLKRFWRPSRAWHSWREGNRLAFLGIATPKPLALLEQRFFWLRRKAYLVTEFLPGPDIIERFAPYVATGNAPEVELQALDQLFGQLLRERISHGDLKGHNVFWHQDRWTLIDLDAMCQHTSAASFAKAFERDRARFMRNWPADSVLRQSLEQRLPKIAE; this comes from the coding sequence ATGCGTTTGTCTGAACTCAAATCCGCTGGGCGTACGCCTGCGCTGCCGATAAACCTGGCACTGTCTGATGCTGCAGGCCCGGCCGAGTTGCAACTGTTGACCTTGCTGCGGGTGTTGCCGGGGCAACGCTATGTCGGCGCCGGTATCTGGCGTGGACGTGTGGTATTGGCAAAGTTGTTGGTCGGACCCAAAGCCGCGCGACATTTTCAGCGCGAGCTGGCGGGCGCTCGACTGCTTGCCGAGCAAGGCATGACCACACCGTTGCTGCTGGCCGATGGCTTGCAAAATGGCGAGGGTGGTTGGTTATTGTTCGAGTATCTGGAGCACGCACATAGCCTCGGTGAAGCCTGGGCTGAAGTTGAAAGCTTGCCAGTCTTGGCTCAAGAGCAGCACGCGGTGCTGGGTGATGCGCTTTCAGCCATCGCCCGCCTGCACAGCAAAGGGCTTTGGCAGGAAGACCTGCACCTGGACAACCTGCTGCGTCACAACGGTCAGTTGTATTTGATTGACGGTGCCGGGATTTGCGCAGAACAGGCTGGCAAGCCGTTGTCGCGAACACGGGTTCTGGAAAATCTCGGGGTATTTTTCGCCCAGTTGCCCAAGACCCTCGAGCCATTTACTGAAGAATTGCTGGTGCATTACCTGTTGAGCAACGGCGAACATGGTTTGCCAATGGAGGCGCTGCAAAAACAGATCGATAAGGTTCGCGTTTGGCGCCTGAAGGACTTCCTCAGCAAGGTCGGCCGCGATTGCAGTCTGTTCAGCGTCAAAGACAGCGCCTTTGGCCTGCGCGCAATTCGGCGCGAAGAAGAGGCCGCGATGACGCCGGTACTGGCCCAGGCCGACCAGTTGCTTGATCACGGTCATCTTTACAAGACTGGTGGCGCGGCCAGCGTCGGGCGTGTGGATGTGGCGGGTCGATCACTGGTGATCAAACGCTACAACATCAAGAGTTTTGCTCATTGGCTCAAGCGTTTCTGGCGTCCGAGTCGCGCTTGGCACTCCTGGCGTGAAGGCAATCGGCTGGCGTTCCTCGGTATCGCGACGCCCAAACCACTGGCGTTGCTGGAGCAGCGATTCTTCTGGCTGCGGCGCAAGGCTTACCTGGTGACCGAGTTCTTGCCGGGGCCGGACATCATTGAGCGGTTCGCGCCTTATGTAGCGACAGGCAATGCGCCGGAAGTTGAGTTGCAGGCGCTGGATCAGTTGTTCGGCCAGTTGTTGCGCGAACGCATCAGCCATGGCGATCTGAAAGGGCACAACGTGTTCTGGCATCAGGATCGCTGGACGCTGATCGACCTTGATGCGATGTGCCAGCACACTTCAGCTGCATCCTTCGCCAAGGCGTTCGAGCGAGACCGTGCACGGTTTATGCGTAACTGGCCTGCCGACAGTGTGCTGCGTCAGTCACTGGAACAGCGCTTGCCCAAAATCGCCGAATAA
- a CDS encoding carbamoyltransferase has translation MALTILGLSGALSHDPSAALYIDGKLIAAAEEERFVRDKHAKNRMPYESAKFCLEQAGIKPSDVDVVAIPFAPISLFGKARWHYAKRYWYAPDRALDALLMGNRRYKRYRNKIVFCLEQLGFDPKKIKIEPVEHHLAHASSAYHCSGFQEKTAIMGIDGKGEYATTFFGYGENGKIHKIKEFFDPDSLGGLYGAITEFLGFEMLDGEFKVMGMAPYGDASKYDFSRLATFENGELVINTDYANVIGLRRYKEKGKGFYFSPKLIEWLGPKREGDIADEPYIHYAASMQALFEKLSLQMMDFYLGDILKETGKLAFAGGCALNVKLNQKIIARPEVKELFVQPASGDAGTAVGAAAYVSHARGVPVEKMEHVYLGPSYSNEDVIAACARHPSKPVWRKIDNTPQRIAKIMVEGNPVAWFQGRMEFGPRALGGRSIIGCPSIAGVANRINEQIKFRERWRPFCPSMLDTVGPQMIKVDHPAPFMTFTFEVSDEWKSRVPEVVHEDGTSRAQVLERKYNPRYYDMMKALEELTGNGVSLNTSLNRRGEPMICSPTDALNMFFGSDLEYLIMEDILVLKDGVDAYDTFG, from the coding sequence GTGGCATTGACGATTCTTGGCCTGTCCGGCGCCCTTAGCCATGATCCTTCCGCAGCCCTGTATATCGACGGCAAGCTAATTGCGGCCGCTGAAGAAGAGCGCTTCGTTCGCGATAAGCACGCAAAGAACCGCATGCCCTACGAGTCGGCGAAGTTCTGTCTGGAGCAAGCGGGTATCAAGCCTTCGGACGTTGACGTGGTGGCGATTCCTTTCGCCCCTATCAGCCTGTTCGGCAAGGCGCGTTGGCACTATGCCAAGCGCTACTGGTACGCACCTGATCGCGCCCTTGATGCGCTGCTGATGGGCAACCGCCGCTACAAACGCTATCGCAACAAAATCGTCTTCTGCCTGGAGCAGTTGGGCTTCGATCCGAAGAAAATCAAGATCGAGCCTGTCGAACACCACTTGGCCCACGCCTCTAGCGCTTACCACTGCTCCGGTTTTCAAGAGAAAACCGCGATCATGGGCATCGATGGCAAGGGTGAGTACGCCACGACGTTCTTCGGCTATGGCGAAAACGGCAAGATCCACAAGATCAAAGAGTTCTTCGACCCGGACTCCCTCGGCGGCCTATACGGCGCGATCACCGAATTCCTCGGCTTCGAAATGCTCGACGGTGAATTCAAGGTCATGGGCATGGCGCCGTATGGCGATGCCAGCAAATACGATTTCTCACGTCTGGCGACGTTCGAAAATGGTGAGTTGGTCATCAACACCGACTACGCCAACGTGATCGGCCTGCGTCGCTATAAAGAGAAGGGCAAAGGTTTCTACTTCTCGCCTAAGCTCATCGAGTGGCTGGGTCCCAAGCGCGAAGGCGACATAGCGGACGAGCCCTACATCCACTACGCCGCAAGTATGCAAGCGCTGTTCGAGAAACTGTCGCTGCAAATGATGGACTTCTACCTGGGCGATATCCTCAAGGAGACCGGCAAGCTGGCCTTCGCAGGCGGTTGTGCACTGAACGTCAAACTGAACCAGAAGATCATCGCACGTCCGGAAGTCAAAGAGCTGTTTGTGCAACCTGCCTCCGGCGATGCCGGGACCGCTGTGGGCGCTGCGGCTTATGTGTCTCACGCGCGCGGGGTACCCGTGGAGAAGATGGAACACGTCTATCTCGGCCCGTCGTACAGCAACGAAGACGTGATCGCCGCTTGCGCTCGCCACCCGAGCAAACCGGTCTGGCGCAAGATCGACAACACTCCACAGCGCATCGCCAAAATCATGGTCGAAGGTAACCCAGTCGCCTGGTTCCAGGGTCGGATGGAATTCGGTCCGCGAGCCTTGGGCGGTCGTTCGATCATTGGTTGCCCGAGCATTGCTGGCGTGGCCAACCGTATCAACGAGCAAATCAAGTTCCGTGAACGCTGGAGGCCTTTCTGCCCGTCGATGCTCGATACCGTTGGCCCACAGATGATCAAGGTCGATCACCCGGCTCCTTTTATGACCTTCACCTTTGAAGTGTCGGACGAGTGGAAGAGCCGTGTGCCGGAAGTGGTCCATGAAGATGGAACCTCCCGCGCACAGGTGCTGGAGCGCAAATACAACCCGCGCTACTACGACATGATGAAGGCGCTGGAAGAACTGACCGGCAACGGCGTGTCGTTGAACACCTCGCTCAACCGTCGTGGCGAACCGATGATCTGCTCGCCGACGGACGCCTTGAATATGTTCTTTGGCTCCGATCTGGAGTACTTGATCATGGAAGATATCCTGGTGCTCAAAGACGGCGTGGATGCTTATGACACTTTCGGCTGA
- a CDS encoding glycosyltransferase has translation MTLSAERHVLQFCHGYDGPFLDCARQYASLFAGTGYRVTTVFLTGVADADVAADCASDEVLFMEYSSKAIRGLKLGAICDLRKIARSRNFSFCIAHRFKPIYVALLATTLPVIGVHHAFGDYARRSRKLFAHLLRKRLSLLGVSDAVRDDMRQCLPTWPNGRIRTLYNRVDIDALQASQLSKAQSRDVLGLPADGWIVGNVGRLHPDKDQATLLRGFATALPSLPKNSYLVIVGVGRLEQALKQLAEELGVSDRVLFLGQIPEARRYFRAFDVFALSSDHEPFGMVLLEAMAAGVPLLATACGGAKEVVEGVGILFAQGSAEQLAQGLEHLAALNDEQRQDCARLMLERLRERFSDQAVRDAFWRLPQVTDLTAEV, from the coding sequence ATGACACTTTCGGCTGAACGCCATGTGCTGCAGTTTTGTCACGGCTATGACGGGCCGTTTCTCGACTGCGCCCGGCAATACGCCAGCCTGTTTGCGGGAACGGGGTATCGGGTGACCACGGTCTTTCTGACAGGCGTGGCCGATGCCGATGTCGCTGCCGACTGTGCTTCGGACGAAGTGCTGTTCATGGAGTACAGTTCCAAAGCCATCCGGGGGCTGAAACTGGGGGCGATATGCGACTTGCGCAAAATCGCCCGGTCCCGAAACTTCAGTTTCTGTATTGCCCATCGTTTCAAGCCTATTTACGTCGCGTTGCTGGCCACCACTTTGCCGGTGATCGGCGTACATCATGCGTTTGGTGATTATGCGCGCCGCAGTCGCAAGCTGTTCGCGCACCTGTTGCGCAAACGTTTGAGCCTGCTTGGCGTTTCCGATGCGGTGCGTGATGACATGCGCCAATGCCTGCCGACATGGCCGAACGGGCGTATTCGTACGTTGTACAACCGTGTTGATATCGATGCGCTGCAAGCCAGTCAATTATCCAAAGCCCAGTCGCGTGATGTGCTGGGTCTGCCTGCCGATGGCTGGATTGTCGGTAACGTGGGCCGACTTCATCCCGATAAGGACCAGGCCACTCTACTGCGAGGGTTTGCTACGGCCTTGCCCTCTTTGCCAAAAAACAGCTATTTAGTGATTGTGGGTGTCGGTCGTCTTGAGCAGGCGCTTAAACAACTGGCAGAGGAACTTGGGGTAAGTGATCGAGTTCTGTTTCTGGGGCAGATCCCAGAGGCGCGCCGTTATTTTCGTGCGTTTGATGTCTTTGCTTTGAGTTCTGATCATGAGCCGTTCGGCATGGTACTGCTCGAAGCCATGGCTGCCGGTGTCCCTCTGTTGGCTACGGCGTGTGGCGGGGCCAAGGAAGTGGTCGAGGGCGTGGGTATTTTGTTTGCGCAAGGTAGTGCCGAGCAGTTGGCCCAAGGGCTTGAACACCTTGCCGCGCTTAATGATGAACAGCGTCAGGACTGTGCTCGTTTGATGCTTGAGCGCCTTCGTGAGCGTTTCTCTGACCAGGCGGTACGTGACGCATTCTGGCGTTTGCCACAGGTGACTGACCTGACTGCGGAGGTTTGA
- a CDS encoding antimicrobial resistance protein Mig-14, translated as MLNRFQGWRERGWSAVDACTYAAAWQQFGGSVATHPLVVERLAHLAQIPVRYLAWEQKGELKASIATWGRDLALSKDVLKRCGKKGLFDLGNAELILPVAADAQVALRHRGRYLSSLHDGQITTLQPQAEQLAMARTPETLSKKFRYNQRRELRLLEEAGGVVRPVSEFGSRELAAIYCDLFQRRWGFPATGAERMAEVVELLRELLIGSVIFLNDAPIAIQLVYRVEAPQWVSVEYINGGVDPETREFSPGSVLSFLNTQSAWEHARTLGKPLRFSFGRADREYKERWCNPVPVFKV; from the coding sequence ATGCTCAACCGATTTCAAGGCTGGCGTGAGCGCGGTTGGTCGGCAGTTGATGCGTGTACCTATGCCGCCGCCTGGCAGCAGTTTGGCGGCAGTGTGGCGACTCATCCGTTGGTGGTCGAGCGCTTGGCGCACCTGGCGCAGATTCCGGTTCGGTACCTGGCCTGGGAGCAAAAGGGTGAGTTGAAGGCATCTATTGCGACTTGGGGCCGCGATTTGGCGCTGTCCAAGGATGTGCTTAAGCGTTGTGGCAAGAAAGGCCTGTTCGACCTGGGTAATGCCGAGTTGATTTTGCCTGTGGCGGCGGATGCACAGGTTGCTTTGCGCCACCGTGGCCGTTATTTGTCGTCATTGCATGACGGGCAGATCACCACTCTGCAACCGCAGGCTGAACAGTTGGCGATGGCGCGTACCCCTGAAACGTTATCGAAGAAGTTTCGCTATAACCAGCGACGCGAGTTACGGTTGCTGGAGGAGGCAGGCGGTGTGGTGCGGCCCGTCAGCGAGTTTGGCAGTCGGGAGTTGGCGGCGATTTACTGCGACCTGTTTCAGCGGCGCTGGGGCTTCCCTGCGACGGGTGCCGAGCGCATGGCCGAGGTCGTCGAGCTATTGCGCGAACTGCTGATCGGGTCGGTTATTTTCCTCAATGATGCTCCTATCGCCATTCAACTGGTGTATAGGGTTGAGGCGCCGCAGTGGGTCAGTGTGGAGTACATCAACGGCGGCGTAGACCCCGAGACACGTGAGTTCAGTCCGGGGAGCGTGTTGAGCTTTCTTAATACCCAAAGTGCCTGGGAGCATGCCAGGACCTTGGGGAAGCCCTTGCGCTTTTCGTTTGGTCGAGCGGATCGAGAATATAAAGAGCGTTGGTGCAACCCTGTGCCGGTATTCAAGGTATGA